A section of the Flaviflexus equikiangi genome encodes:
- the nrdI gene encoding class Ib ribonucleoside-diphosphate reductase assembly flavoprotein NrdI: protein MAKVVYFSSATNNTARFVEKLGIEAERIPLRRSDPDLTVDEEYVLIVPTYGGGNNRGAVPKQVIRFLNDEHNRSLIRGVISAGNTNFGQAYCLAGEIVSAKCRVPHMYRFELLGTQEDVAKVKQGLEEFWEQRSQIRG, encoded by the coding sequence ATGGCGAAAGTTGTCTATTTCTCGTCTGCGACGAACAACACCGCACGATTTGTCGAGAAGCTGGGGATAGAAGCGGAGCGGATCCCGCTCCGTCGCAGCGATCCAGATCTCACCGTCGACGAGGAGTACGTCCTGATCGTTCCGACCTACGGGGGAGGGAACAATCGGGGAGCGGTCCCGAAGCAGGTCATCAGGTTCCTGAACGACGAGCATAATCGCAGCCTCATCCGAGGCGTTATCTCTGCAGGAAACACAAACTTTGGACAGGCATACTGCCTGGCGGGAGAAATAGTCTCCGCCAAATGCCGAGTCCCGCACATGTATAGGTTCGAACTCCTCGGCACGCAAGAAGACGTCGCCAAGGTCAAGCAAGGATTGGAAGAGTTTTGGGAACAACGCTCACAGATACGGGGCTAG
- the nrdH gene encoding glutaredoxin-like protein NrdH: MSITVYTKPACVQCNATKRALDKAGLEYELIDLTEDAEALEAVKAMGYQQAPVVMAGGDHWAGFRPDKIKALVAASIGAAASA, encoded by the coding sequence ATGAGCATTACCGTTTACACGAAGCCGGCCTGCGTGCAGTGCAACGCCACGAAGCGGGCTCTCGACAAGGCAGGCCTCGAGTACGAGCTGATCGATCTGACAGAAGATGCCGAGGCGCTTGAGGCGGTCAAGGCGATGGGCTACCAGCAGGCACCCGTCGTCATGGCAGGCGGTGACCACTGGGCAGGGTTCCGCCCGGACAAGATCAAGGCTCTTGTCGCCGCGAGCATCGGCGCAGCGGCGTCAGCGTAG
- a CDS encoding citrate synthase produces MSETAKLILDGKEYEFPVITGTMGEKSIDISKLRSTTGYITLDDGYSNTGSCQSDVTFIDGEKGILRYRGYPIEQIAQNSSFIEAAYLVIFGKLCNQQERDDFADLLSENAPLHQSMLKHFDGYGSNGQPMAILSAMVNSLTAYDPQVMHPEDENDLVYAAASLISKVRTIAAASHKTTIGEPIIYPRKDLKYVENFLHMMFSTPYSEYEPTPEVVRALNMFLVLHADHEQNCSTSTVRMVASSKANMFASASAGISALWGRLHGGANVAVIEMLQKIHDEGVDPSVFMNEVKDKESGRKLMGFGHRVYKNFDPRATILKDAAFDMLEKMNIEDPLLDVALKLEEVALQDDYFVERKLYPNVDFYSGIILRAIGIPLDMFTVMFAIGRMPGWIANWKEVHEDPKARIYRPRQVYQGEVDKLWVPRDQR; encoded by the coding sequence ATGAGCGAAACTGCAAAGCTCATTCTCGATGGCAAGGAATACGAATTCCCTGTCATTACCGGCACGATGGGAGAGAAGAGCATTGACATCAGCAAGCTCCGCTCGACCACGGGCTACATCACCCTAGACGACGGCTACAGCAACACAGGCTCATGCCAGTCGGATGTCACCTTCATCGATGGCGAGAAGGGCATCCTCCGCTACCGCGGCTACCCGATTGAACAGATCGCACAGAACTCAAGCTTCATCGAGGCAGCTTATCTGGTGATCTTCGGCAAGCTCTGCAACCAGCAGGAGCGCGATGACTTCGCCGACCTGCTGAGCGAGAATGCACCGCTCCACCAGTCGATGCTCAAGCACTTCGATGGCTATGGCTCGAACGGTCAGCCCATGGCGATTCTGTCCGCCATGGTCAACTCGCTCACCGCGTATGACCCGCAGGTTATGCACCCGGAGGACGAGAACGACCTGGTGTATGCTGCCGCGTCGCTGATCTCGAAGGTTCGGACGATCGCCGCCGCGTCCCACAAGACGACAATCGGCGAACCGATCATCTATCCCCGAAAAGATCTCAAGTACGTGGAGAACTTCCTCCACATGATGTTCTCGACCCCGTACTCCGAGTACGAGCCGACCCCGGAAGTCGTCCGCGCCCTCAACATGTTCCTCGTGCTCCACGCGGACCACGAGCAGAACTGCTCGACATCGACAGTGCGCATGGTTGCATCGTCCAAGGCCAACATGTTCGCCTCCGCCTCCGCCGGCATCTCCGCCCTGTGGGGTCGCCTCCACGGCGGTGCGAACGTTGCCGTCATCGAGATGCTCCAGAAGATCCACGACGAGGGTGTCGACCCGTCGGTCTTCATGAACGAGGTCAAGGACAAGGAGTCGGGCCGCAAGCTCATGGGCTTCGGGCACCGCGTCTACAAGAACTTCGACCCGCGTGCGACGATCCTCAAGGATGCCGCCTTCGACATGCTGGAGAAGATGAACATCGAGGATCCGCTCCTCGATGTCGCCCTCAAGCTCGAAGAGGTCGCCCTCCAGGACGACTATTTCGTTGAGCGCAAGCTCTACCCGAATGTCGACTTCTACTCGGGCATCATCCTGCGCGCCATCGGCATCCCGCTCGACATGTTCACCGTCATGTTCGCCATCGGCCGCATGCCAGGCTGGATTGCGAACTGGAAGGAAGTCCACGAGGACCCCAAGGCCCGCATCTACCGTCCCCGCCAGGTCTACCAGGGCGAGGTCGACAAGTTGTGGGTTCCGCGCGACCAGCGCTGA
- a CDS encoding glycosyltransferase family 2 protein, with protein sequence MAVTSGHRRQWGAEKTTAPMSIKHPVPSLRKIVAGRLAIIVTIVAWFMYVVTTIMREFVEGDTESLRFVLEAVSYVFVVTALTFSASMYLLARQGALYRFRDHMRTPRGPLDQHFDQGTGHEITVLIPSYKEELDVVAKTVWSAALQEFPSKRVVLLIDDPPNPTDPADIEQLAATRSLPVAIAEEMAAPRKRFEESSDLILNELASSQHVSREVLAHVSEDYGYAAEWLERKAENHPMVDHTDAFFADRVLLGLAGDLRLTKIALDGALAQDTAPPPERLRQLHNRLLWIFSAEVMAFERKQFHSLSHEANKAMNLNAYIGLMGKRWNVEPSAAGNILVPAAPEGDCDLDVPWTTYILTLDADSMLLRDYCVRLVHVLEEPGNERIAVIQTPYSSYRGAPSRIERMAGATTDIQHILHQGMTYYNATFWVGANAVIRRAALEDIVERQTVGGFEILTYVQDRTVIEDTESSIDLGTHGWTLENYPERLSYSATPPDFGSLIVQRRRWANGGLLIMPKFARQLRERRYRRERVLLREVWLRVNYMASISWASAGLVFLLAFPYDSRLLSPWVILAAAPYFLCMASDLRDSGHRPSDIFRIYGFNLVLLAVNIAGVVKSIQQALTNTKIPFARTPKVQNRTAAPGIYVFVPLVIVGFSIVTFMRDYQAENWGNAIFAATNATLCLYAILAYIGVRAAITDMVLGVVNWLYVPEKQSRRKSRKARREALAQRRAEDAARPVAWEAILYHGDRRLGRDTVRKNDLRRRIKPR encoded by the coding sequence ATGGCAGTCACGTCGGGACATCGTCGACAGTGGGGCGCGGAGAAGACGACCGCGCCGATGTCGATCAAGCATCCGGTGCCATCGCTGCGCAAGATCGTCGCAGGCCGTCTCGCTATCATCGTCACCATCGTGGCCTGGTTCATGTATGTCGTCACGACCATCATGCGCGAGTTCGTCGAGGGTGACACGGAGTCGCTGCGTTTCGTCCTCGAGGCGGTCTCCTACGTCTTCGTCGTCACGGCCCTGACCTTCTCCGCGTCCATGTATCTCTTGGCACGCCAGGGAGCCCTCTACCGTTTCCGCGATCACATGCGGACTCCGCGTGGCCCACTCGATCAACACTTCGACCAGGGAACCGGGCACGAGATCACCGTCCTCATCCCCTCCTATAAGGAGGAGCTTGACGTCGTTGCCAAGACGGTGTGGTCCGCAGCCTTGCAGGAGTTCCCGAGCAAGAGGGTCGTCCTCCTCATCGATGATCCGCCCAATCCGACGGATCCGGCCGACATTGAACAGCTTGCTGCGACGAGGAGCCTGCCCGTCGCCATTGCGGAGGAGATGGCTGCTCCCCGCAAGCGTTTCGAAGAGTCATCCGATCTTATCCTCAACGAGCTCGCGTCCTCTCAGCACGTCAGCCGGGAAGTCCTGGCCCACGTCTCCGAGGATTACGGCTACGCGGCAGAATGGCTCGAACGCAAGGCTGAGAACCATCCCATGGTTGACCATACAGATGCGTTCTTCGCTGATCGTGTCCTGCTCGGCCTTGCAGGGGACCTGCGGCTGACGAAGATCGCTTTGGATGGAGCGTTGGCGCAGGACACTGCACCCCCTCCGGAGCGGCTGCGCCAGCTCCACAACCGTCTCCTGTGGATCTTTTCCGCTGAGGTCATGGCTTTTGAGCGGAAGCAGTTCCATTCGCTGTCGCACGAAGCGAACAAGGCGATGAACCTCAACGCCTACATCGGGCTCATGGGGAAACGATGGAACGTCGAACCGTCGGCTGCGGGCAATATTCTCGTCCCCGCAGCGCCCGAGGGCGACTGCGATCTCGACGTGCCGTGGACGACCTACATTCTGACTCTCGATGCTGACTCGATGCTGCTGAGGGATTACTGCGTTCGCCTCGTCCACGTCCTCGAGGAGCCCGGCAACGAGCGCATCGCCGTCATACAGACCCCCTACTCGTCCTATCGTGGCGCCCCCAGCCGCATTGAACGCATGGCGGGGGCGACAACCGATATCCAGCACATCCTGCACCAGGGCATGACCTACTATAATGCGACGTTCTGGGTGGGAGCCAACGCCGTTATCCGGCGAGCGGCCCTGGAAGACATCGTCGAGCGGCAAACGGTGGGCGGGTTCGAGATTCTCACCTACGTCCAGGACCGCACGGTCATCGAAGACACCGAGTCGAGCATCGACCTCGGAACCCACGGGTGGACTCTCGAGAACTATCCGGAGCGCTTGAGCTACAGCGCGACACCCCCAGATTTCGGCTCCCTCATCGTGCAGCGTCGCCGCTGGGCGAACGGCGGTCTTCTCATCATGCCCAAGTTCGCCCGTCAGCTTCGGGAGCGCCGCTACCGCCGCGAGCGCGTCCTCCTGCGTGAAGTGTGGCTGCGCGTCAACTACATGGCATCGATTTCGTGGGCGAGTGCTGGTCTGGTCTTCCTCCTCGCCTTCCCCTACGACAGCCGCCTCCTCAGCCCGTGGGTGATCCTCGCGGCAGCGCCCTATTTCCTCTGCATGGCCTCCGACCTGCGTGACAGCGGTCATCGCCCCTCCGACATCTTCCGCATCTACGGCTTCAATCTTGTTCTGCTGGCCGTCAATATCGCCGGTGTCGTCAAGTCGATCCAGCAGGCTCTCACGAACACGAAGATCCCTTTCGCTCGCACGCCGAAAGTCCAGAATCGCACTGCGGCTCCGGGTATCTACGTGTTCGTGCCGCTCGTCATCGTCGGCTTCTCCATCGTCACCTTCATGCGCGACTATCAGGCAGAGAACTGGGGAAACGCCATCTTTGCCGCAACCAACGCGACCCTGTGCCTCTATGCGATCCTCGCCTATATCGGCGTACGGGCCGCGATCACCGACATGGTGCTGGGCGTGGTCAACTGGCTGTATGTGCCAGAGAAGCAGTCCCGGCGCAAGAGCCGCAAGGCACGCAGGGAGGCTCTTGCCCAGCGTCGGGCCGAGGACGCAGCCCGCCCCGTCGCGTGGGAAGCGATCCTCTATCATGGTGACCGCCGGCTCGGCCGGGACACGGTCCGAAAGAACGACCTCCGCCGCAGGATCAAACCCCGCTAG
- a CDS encoding carbohydrate-binding protein, translating into MSQRFPGRRLSLVRLTFVIGVTVALAMGGTTGFRTWQDSRQASGSEPWFSAYVDVTATPTYAFEQPSADHELNTVLSFIVAAERDTCEASWGTYYSLDEANVALDLERRIARLRQSGGNILISLGGEANSNLALACDSADSLAAQYRDIIDRYDPAALDLDIEGEALTDLESRQRRVDAIAQIQDGETDPLPIWLTLPVGPSGLTTDGVEIVREFLEAGVSIAGVNAMTMNYASQEAADDLGQVVISSLEATHRQIMAIYADHGTPLGSQTAWRRLGATPMIGQNNITAEVFSLDDARELHEFATSVGLGRMSMWSANRDRTCADAYAAINVMSDSCSSIDQGEETFAEILSGGFTGSPSESRATDDPADNVRPEDIVDDPETSPYPVWNATATYPANTRVVWRKNVYSAEWWNTAIQPDDPALNATDNPWHLIGPVLPGETPVPILTLPADYYPLWDIGTTYTRGDRVMFNDVAYEAQWWTVGDNPAAGQEDPGASPWRVITQEEIEVLLAE; encoded by the coding sequence ATGTCTCAGCGATTTCCTGGACGCCGGCTATCCCTCGTCCGCCTCACGTTCGTCATCGGCGTGACGGTCGCCCTTGCCATGGGCGGGACGACAGGCTTCCGCACGTGGCAGGACTCGCGCCAGGCGAGCGGGAGCGAGCCGTGGTTCTCCGCCTATGTCGATGTCACAGCAACCCCAACCTACGCCTTCGAGCAGCCGTCTGCGGATCACGAGCTCAACACGGTGCTCAGCTTCATCGTTGCGGCAGAGCGCGACACGTGCGAGGCGAGCTGGGGCACCTACTATTCCCTCGATGAGGCGAATGTTGCCCTCGATCTGGAGCGGCGTATCGCGCGCCTGCGCCAGAGCGGAGGAAACATTCTCATTTCACTCGGCGGCGAAGCGAACTCGAACCTTGCTCTGGCGTGCGATAGCGCCGACAGTCTTGCCGCTCAGTACCGGGACATCATCGATCGATATGATCCTGCCGCGCTCGATCTCGACATCGAGGGGGAGGCTCTCACTGACCTTGAGTCACGCCAGCGGAGGGTGGACGCCATCGCCCAGATCCAGGACGGCGAGACAGACCCCCTCCCCATTTGGCTCACGCTCCCGGTGGGACCGAGCGGGCTCACGACGGACGGCGTGGAGATCGTGCGGGAGTTCCTCGAGGCTGGTGTCTCCATTGCGGGAGTGAATGCGATGACGATGAACTACGCCTCGCAGGAGGCTGCCGACGATCTGGGCCAGGTGGTCATCTCATCGCTCGAGGCCACACATCGGCAGATCATGGCGATCTATGCCGACCACGGCACGCCGCTCGGCTCTCAGACTGCATGGCGGCGGCTTGGCGCCACGCCGATGATCGGCCAGAACAACATCACCGCCGAAGTGTTCTCCCTGGATGATGCGAGGGAGCTTCACGAGTTCGCCACTTCTGTCGGCCTTGGACGCATGTCCATGTGGTCGGCCAACCGTGACCGCACATGTGCGGACGCCTATGCCGCCATCAATGTCATGTCCGATTCGTGCAGCAGCATCGACCAGGGTGAGGAGACGTTCGCTGAGATCCTCAGCGGCGGATTCACCGGATCACCGAGCGAATCCCGTGCCACAGACGATCCTGCCGATAATGTGCGCCCGGAGGATATCGTCGACGACCCCGAGACCAGTCCGTACCCGGTGTGGAATGCGACAGCCACCTATCCTGCGAATACGCGAGTCGTCTGGCGCAAGAACGTCTATTCTGCCGAATGGTGGAACACGGCGATTCAGCCGGATGATCCTGCCTTGAACGCGACGGATAATCCCTGGCACCTGATCGGGCCCGTTCTGCCGGGGGAGACGCCCGTCCCGATCCTGACGCTGCCCGCGGACTATTACCCGCTGTGGGATATTGGCACGACCTACACGAGGGGCGACAGGGTGATGTTCAACGACGTCGCGTACGAGGCCCAGTGGTGGACGGTGGGAGACAATCCTGCCGCGGGTCAAGAGGATCCGGGAGCCTCACCGTGGCGCGTCATCACTCAGGAGGAGATTGAGGTGCTCCTGGCGGAGTAG
- a CDS encoding bifunctional diguanylate cyclase/phosphodiesterase — MTSSDFFRGGLVHHAPVPRKLSDRATLVWGVLWTVVSLALIGVSSFFARIEWDPLWIVVTFVGIALVGSLTAAVSRLDATLIFGAAPAVIVVIYTSSDFATTLAVGGAANFVSLLARLRHVGDAAEQTAYIMGSAMLSIGVLELLTSAYGWHEIYTVYCLLIYFLARFTMSTIRMSVVTSLRLREILAGIIPVRAGLLILGLISLSFLARSLQDFIATRNPALGLHWAGPIVIFVLGMVCYILASVWTLHSLNRQLQGLHAAAIDLPWSHDKSVPDHAVDFVRAALPHYEIEFRHEAGRNINEISAPMSDGHLIARRGSNQPPLFAADHIILDSIAHMGATMSTVRQDHDDLFEKALTDTMTRLPNYRAFMEVLDRTAQGEQGGFAVAYIDIDGFKYINDHYGHQAGNVILKSLGARFTDHIRENEFVARVGGDEFVLVITGVHDEQTAHSRVDEVLMSVVDPVRVDDVEIPIVLSYGLSFSSGATDDIQHVVEEADALMYAGRRARRSGAGGETAHNTTRPRENSAAVARAISASNLVFAYQPIVDTTTGTIVALEALVRPGTDAIASLTAEQIIDEARCEGLLTELSIHLVKTSLADFKRFQSVVPTLTSLHVNIDVEQLVDPDFADALASEWGGSGIELTLELGESSLDRHSREIISCLNWAMGVDGLHVALDDFGRDSCTLQSIVHYPFDVLKIDQSMADCIRQHKARLVVGALVNLVGSMDARMVFEGVETDEVYQILRDLGVRYMQGYRFGKPLLVEESLLRFETHGLAAVV; from the coding sequence ATGACTTCTTCGGATTTCTTCCGTGGAGGGCTCGTCCATCACGCTCCCGTCCCGCGGAAGCTGAGCGATCGCGCGACCCTCGTGTGGGGAGTTCTGTGGACCGTGGTGTCCCTGGCCTTGATCGGCGTCTCCAGTTTCTTTGCCCGTATCGAATGGGATCCGCTGTGGATCGTCGTCACGTTTGTCGGCATTGCCCTGGTGGGAAGCCTGACCGCGGCTGTGTCCCGCCTCGACGCGACGCTGATCTTCGGAGCGGCGCCCGCAGTGATCGTTGTCATCTACACGAGCTCGGATTTCGCTACGACGCTTGCCGTCGGCGGTGCCGCGAACTTCGTGAGCCTCCTCGCTCGTCTCCGCCATGTCGGCGATGCTGCAGAGCAGACCGCCTACATCATGGGAAGCGCCATGCTCTCGATCGGCGTGCTGGAGCTCTTGACGTCGGCCTACGGCTGGCACGAAATCTATACCGTCTACTGCCTGCTCATCTATTTCCTGGCCCGCTTCACGATGTCGACGATCCGCATGTCGGTCGTGACCTCTCTGCGCCTGCGGGAGATCCTCGCCGGCATCATTCCCGTCCGCGCAGGCCTCCTCATTCTCGGCCTCATCTCCCTGTCTTTCCTTGCACGCAGCCTCCAGGATTTCATCGCGACCCGCAACCCTGCTCTGGGACTTCATTGGGCCGGTCCGATCGTCATCTTCGTCCTTGGTATGGTGTGTTATATCCTGGCCAGCGTTTGGACCCTTCACTCTCTCAACAGGCAACTCCAAGGACTCCATGCCGCAGCCATCGACCTTCCCTGGTCGCACGACAAGTCCGTCCCCGACCATGCCGTGGATTTCGTCCGGGCCGCACTTCCCCACTACGAGATCGAGTTCCGCCACGAGGCGGGCCGCAACATCAACGAAATCTCTGCCCCGATGTCGGACGGTCATTTGATCGCACGACGAGGCAGCAACCAGCCTCCGCTCTTCGCGGCGGATCACATCATTCTCGACTCGATAGCCCACATGGGTGCGACGATGTCGACCGTCCGACAGGACCACGATGACCTTTTCGAGAAGGCTCTCACGGATACGATGACACGGCTACCGAACTATCGCGCCTTCATGGAGGTGCTCGACAGGACCGCTCAGGGCGAGCAGGGCGGTTTCGCTGTGGCCTACATCGATATCGATGGTTTCAAGTACATCAATGACCATTACGGCCACCAGGCTGGAAACGTCATCCTGAAATCCCTCGGCGCTCGGTTTACCGATCACATTCGAGAGAACGAGTTCGTGGCGCGCGTGGGCGGTGACGAGTTCGTTCTCGTCATCACCGGCGTTCACGACGAACAGACCGCACATAGTCGGGTTGATGAGGTCCTCATGAGCGTTGTCGACCCGGTCCGCGTCGACGACGTGGAGATACCGATCGTCTTGTCCTACGGTCTGTCCTTCTCTTCGGGGGCAACGGATGATATTCAACATGTTGTAGAAGAAGCAGATGCTCTCATGTATGCGGGTCGGAGAGCTCGACGATCGGGAGCAGGTGGCGAAACGGCACACAACACAACCCGGCCGCGGGAGAACAGCGCGGCTGTTGCGCGGGCGATCTCAGCATCCAATCTCGTCTTCGCCTACCAGCCGATCGTCGATACGACCACCGGCACGATCGTCGCATTGGAGGCTCTCGTCCGGCCGGGCACCGATGCGATCGCCAGCCTCACGGCTGAGCAGATCATCGATGAGGCACGATGCGAGGGTCTGCTCACGGAGCTCAGCATCCACCTCGTCAAGACCTCGCTCGCTGACTTCAAGAGATTCCAGAGCGTCGTGCCGACTCTCACGAGCCTCCACGTCAACATCGATGTCGAGCAGCTCGTCGACCCCGATTTCGCCGATGCTCTCGCATCCGAGTGGGGTGGCAGCGGTATCGAACTCACGCTGGAACTGGGCGAGTCCTCGCTCGACCGCCACTCCCGAGAGATCATCTCCTGTCTCAATTGGGCCATGGGGGTCGACGGGCTCCACGTTGCGCTCGACGACTTCGGGCGGGACTCGTGCACCCTGCAGTCGATCGTGCACTATCCCTTCGATGTGCTGAAGATCGACCAGTCAATGGCGGATTGCATCCGCCAGCACAAGGCCCGGCTCGTCGTGGGCGCACTCGTCAACCTCGTGGGTTCGATGGATGCTCGCATGGTCTTCGAGGGAGTCGAGACTGATGAGGTCTACCAGATTCTTCGAGACCTGGGCGTCAGGTACATGCAGGGATATCGTTTCGGAAAGCCGCTTCTCGTCGAGGAATCCTTGCTCAGATTCGAAACCCACGGGCTTGCCGCCGTCGTCTGA